The DNA window GGCCTGCCTGCCCACCTTCCTCTACGTGCTGAACACGGTGGAGTGGACTGCCCCCAGGGCCGAGCGGCGACGCCGCATGCTGGAGGAACGGCGCCGGCTGGCCCGCCAGGGCGGTGGCCCCGAGCTTGACCGAGGCCGGGAGGGCACGTAGCATCGGAGGCGTCCCGACTTCACCCTTCCCGAGAGGTAGTCTGCCATGCCGTTGCGCCTGCCCAAGAGCTACCTGGACGAGATGGTAGCCCATGCCAAGGCCGAGGCACCCAACGAGTGCTGTGGCATAATCGCCGGGAGCAACGGCCACGCGGCCCGACTCTACCGCTGTCGCAACGCCGAGGAAAGCCCCTACCGCTACCAGGTAGACCCCAACGACCTCTTCCGCGTGTATCGCGAGTGCGAACAAAACGGCTGGGACTTTCTGGCCATATATCACTCCCACACCTTCAGCGAGGCCTATCCCTCTCCCACCGACGTGCGCCTGGCCTTCTGGCCCGAGGCCTACTATGTCCTCATCTCCCTCAAGGACCCGGAGCACCCGGTGGTCAGGGCCTTTCGCATCCGGGACGGCCAGGTGCAGGAGGAGGAGATAGAGGCGGTGGAGGGCTGAGGTGCAGGAGGACCCTGCTGTCCTGCTGTCGCGGCTCGGCCTGAGACCCCCACCCGAGGACGATGGGCCCCTGCGGGCCTATCTGGGGATGGTGGGGCAGGCGCTGGACATCCTCTCCTCCCTTCCCATGGGCGAGACGGCGCCGGCCGTGGCCTTCTACGCTCCCGTGGCCGAGGGATGAGCGCACAGCCCCTGCCCGTCCGCACCCTGGCCGAAGCTTCGCAGGCCCTGGCCCGCCGCGAGCTGTCGCCTCTGGAGTTGACGGAGACCTGCCTGCGGCGCATCGAGGCTCTGGAGCCGCGGCTGAACGCCTTCATCACCGTTACGGCCGAGCAGGCGCTGGCCGAGGCGCGCCGGGCCCAGGAGGAGCTGGCCAGGGGCGAGCACCGCGGCCCCCTGCACGGCATCCCCGTGGCCGTGAAGGACC is part of the Dehalococcoidia bacterium genome and encodes:
- a CDS encoding M67 family metallopeptidase; this translates as MPLRLPKSYLDEMVAHAKAEAPNECCGIIAGSNGHAARLYRCRNAEESPYRYQVDPNDLFRVYRECEQNGWDFLAIYHSHTFSEAYPSPTDVRLAFWPEAYYVLISLKDPEHPVVRAFRIRDGQVQEEEIEAVEG